The following nucleotide sequence is from Rhizoctonia solani chromosome 15, complete sequence.
AATTGCCCTTATGGCCATTGACACTGTAGAttagtagttagttgttgtaggtagcaccccactgccttaagcagttttaCCTTTACTCCAaccagccacaagcacctgctgccttgacacccctcaaggatgtctaggacaactCTACAAAATCTGCAAGGGTTTACGTGTGCTAGCTAGCATCATATGGTGCTTTGTAGGCTCAGGGGGGCTCCCATATGCCACATACCACTTAATCAGCTGGCATAATAAGTAGGCTAACTAAGTGGCATGTGCAGCTAAGGAGTCCCCTTGAGTGTATGGAGCAGTGTATGGCACTACCTAGTGCTTGGAAACCCTGGTAGATTACTTGTAGCTATTTACAAAATAGTCCTCCTAACAAATGTCATCACTTATCCTGTACTAACTTACTCCCCTGAACCAACATTATCCCCTATCCCATCTAATACATGTCCATACCACCCCCACCCTGTAATAACATATTCTGTTAACTAATATTATCCCCTATCCAAATTGAATTTACTGCACCTCAATAACATTATCCAGTATCTTGACTGACCTGTGTGTGTACCACCCACTGTataaggttaaaatactgaaaataagaatgcGTATTAAAGTAGGAATcaaactgaaatcaagatcaatatatgctaactttaagtatcaattctcccttggtctgatttgtactgaggaaagcatactgatgttgtagttttcaggccaaattatactgaaaaaagatgtcttttactgatatactgatttttGAGACTTTATCATGCCATAGTGACCCTTATCCATTGATAACATACTGCTCCTGACTGACATTAGTACTATTCTCCCTAACATACTTCCCCTAACTAAAATTATCCCTTATGACCTGAAACATACTGCCTGATGACTAACATTATACCCCACCATGACCTATCTGTGTGCATACCACCCCTACCCCTTGCAAAGACACTCTCCTGCAATAACATTACACCTGTGTCTTCTAACATACTGTCCCTTGACTAACATGATCCCCTACCCCCCTAACATACTCCCCCTTGCCTAACATTATCCTGCACCCCCACCTACCTGTGTGGGTGCCACCCATATCCACTGCTAACATACTCCCCTTCACTAACAATGCCCCTATGTCTCCCAAAAGACTCCCCCCTGACTAACATCAAGATGTCCATCTGATGCTTGGGCTGTCTACCAAGGCATACCTATCATTGCTCATTTGAGCAAGGATCCATTGAACTTGATAGATAAGCCACCATCTTGACAGATGAGATAAGGCAATCAGTAGCCTAAGAGGCTGATTAGCTAATGATGACATAAGCTTCCAAAAATGTAAATTGTGATAAAAATTTTAGACCATAATTTCCCCTTTTGGTACATCTGGAATATGTGAGCATGAACAATAtaccaagaatggaaagtaTGGCATGACACATTCATCATAATTTCTGTTTTTGGAAGCTTGTCATCATTAGCTAATTAGCCTCTCAGGCTGCTTGGTGCCTCATCTCATCTTTCAAGATGTGATGCCTGCTGGCAAGATGGTGGCTGAATTACCAAGTTCAATGTATCCTTCCTCAAATGAGCAAGGCTAGTTATGCCTTTATAGACAGCCCAGGCATCAGACAGAAAGTTTGATGGATATCAACCTGCATGTGCACCACCCCTATCACCTGTTAACATATTGACTTTGACTAATATTATTAGCAATCCCCACCAATCCCCTCCTAACATACCCCTTGACTAAAATTACCCCTATCTGCCCCTGAAATGCTGCACTGTAACCAAGATTGCCCTACACCCTCCTAACATACCCTCCATGACTAATATtacccctatcccccaccCACCTGTGTGTGCACCACCTGtcacaacccactccattcttttCCACAAGTCCTGACCTAGTGAAGCCTctaacacactcatgttgcacgtcaacatgaccgcaagcacgcatatacttgtGCTTaggcactcagaacctctgGGTTCCCACagataagagacttatggtcaacatggctggacttagtgatattctctaagtccaggtcacatgacctccccccctccagtcctttatcaaatactatactgaactactacagatttgaggtgggggggatgacataatctcttctataataatatatttgtcctggacacagtcacatgaccagtacaagtggttgcatgctggtccaagcccaaatttgggggtagcaggtgtaatcatgggttgtcagcagaggaataatagggctctatggcttagtggtcaagctggttcaattccagctagttctattttcctctgtttatgacaatatCATTCAGATCTTGCTGCAGACtaccttaacattggcccatggcaagggggggggggagtgcaacatcccccagcaacatatattaatcatatatcactgtgcatcatatatactatatatatctttgacagtggatatatatggtaataacccttccaaatatgggttatgacactaCCCCTATTTGCACCTAACATACTCCATCCCTTCCAGTGTTATGCCCCATCACCCCTGACATACCTCCCCCCTCCTAACATTACCCTATCCTCCCTAAAATCTTCTCCCCAACTAACATCATCCCCCATCCCCTCCCAACATACTTCCCCCAGGTAACATTACCCCTATCTCCCCTAACATGCTCCATGCTGACTAACATTACCCAAAACCCCCTAACATACTTCTCTCCTCTGAACATTACCCCCATTCCTGCCTAACATACCCCCCCAAATAACATTATCCCCTATTCCCTTCTAACATGCTCcctgtcacaactcagcttggacctatggtacaagggggtttaaagtccatggcctatcaccaatggactatgagaacaagggtagaggggcagctagggcccagggggtGTGTGataagggtagagggcaacaaaggcctggatatgattcttaagtaaggtgcactaatggccaactaagggcctgggcaaggggTGAGGTGTAAGctggggatgaattgacaaagaggtcaagtcttgctgtctCAGCtacaacttgacctggtttatatacaagagaaaagccacatcaaaaacaacagtactaaatagtgagtcatttacaatttcacatcatatatcaaatatggcATGTGATcctgatgagtcataaaatataccaaaaaaggaaattgtctcagaaaaaaggtagaaaatagtagaaaattatgttgtgccaatgaaggtcatgacactccCCCCTCCTAACACTACCACTATCCCCTCTAACATACTCCCCCCTGACTAACATTACTCCCCATCCCCACCTGCCTGCATGCACACCACCCCTACTCCCTCCTAACATACTCCCCTTTGATTAACATTACCCCCCACCTCCCCTGACACACTCCCCCTGCCTAACCTGCCATACTACCCCTTACATTAACATTACCCTTAGATGTGATCACCCCCTGTAACATATATTAACATGTACCCCTACTATACATCATATCCATTCCCCTACAGCACCCCTATCCCCTCTCTACCATTCCCCCTACCATTATATTATCTCCCACCCCCTTCCCAGCCATCCCTGTCCCCCCATGCTGGGGCCCCATGTTAGTCATATGCTAGGACCTGCAAGCTCTGCAAACTAGCATAGTCAGCAATGCAATACTATGAGCACTGAGAGGCCAGTTTGACATAATTTTAATGTTAGTCTACTGAAGCAACTCCtcagccaatccttgagtgtagCAGATTTGGCACCCATCATGTTGTATAGAGGACTATTCAACAGGCCTTCTTTAGTGAGTATGATGCCAATATTGTAATGCTGGCAAGGTGGaagtttgttgaattcttcctcaccaaatacctttgcatattggtggtatctgacaggtactccttcaagcaggttggggtctgcttcttcctcctggGCAATGGTTATCTGCTCTGGTGGTAAGTGAGGGAATGCAAGGGTATGTTGGCTCCAGTTGATTTTGGGGTTGTGGGTGTTCAGCCATTTGATTCCCAAGATGGCATCATTCAATCTGGTGTTATGGATGAGGAAGGTTTCtgtcatttgtttgccattctgtcagagccaacaactaccacagggtaagcccaacaagctattgcctaatataggacttatcagcaagtgggatctaacaatgctcaaggcaattgccagataaagggtggacaagaccaatttaAGTAAAatgcactatgctattaagatagcagggctagaaccaaggcagggactattacactcaaggtgcacctgattgtatgccaagggtaggtagtgtggaagggataagaggtcaagttctgaggcttaaggctctcagaaccctccttatatattcaacaagtaGAGGGAATAGTACATACATgagcaaacacaataacaaagataaggtcacatgaccaaagataagaaaaacgtgatcacatgactgaaggtcatgtgataggattacataatatgcgctcagcgcttaaatagcataaatctgcatatatccataaatcttcatgaaaatagcgcatatattcactatttctttgacttagtggattctaaggtggtcacgcctctagggcatgacaattCAGTTTAAAAGTGAGCTGGGCCTTTTTCTGGATTTTGGCTGTTTTGGAACTGGAGCCATCtagcatagtaacagtactAGCAGGGAGAAAAAGTTTGGAAATGCTGTCACATGATGGCCCAGAATTTGTACAATACATCTTACCATGTCTTGCAAATGCAGTTGAGAGCTCCCTGTGACTCATCAAGCTCATATAATTACACTACACAATGAGGGCAATTCATACCCCAAAATATATGCAAAAACCAGTGTTCCCCCATCTGTGGCATGCAAAACTGTTAAACATTGGGAAACATATGGCACCCTTGCCTCCTTGCCTTGATCTGGCTGCCCACACAAATTCTCACCTCAATTGTGCCATCTAGTCATTTGTACCCTTCTTTGCCATTGTTTCAAGCCATATTCATCTATTGCTACTAGAGTTGGTAATGGCCTTACTGCTGTGCAAGTCAGGTACATTGCCCAGAGCTGGTGCTACTGCCAATAAGTTGCATGCTAAAAGCCATTCTTAGATAAGCAAAAGGTCCTAAAGCATCTAGAATGGGCTTGCGTGAACCAGTTTAGGAACTGGGATGAAGCCATTTGGACTTACAAGCTCCAGTTGGGGACTGGCAATCACTCAGTTCACCCAATGGTCACCCAGAAACCCAGAGAGGCATATCTCCTGGAATGCCTAGCCCCAACCTTTCAAAGTGGCTGTGAGGCATTAATGGTATGGGGGTGTATCTCCCATGTATATAAGGGGCCACTTCTCCAGCTGGAGATGTGTTACACCCCTACAAATTATACCACCAGACTCCCCTATTTTTTCCATTTTTTTAGTGTTTTTTACGGTCTcaatatctttactttttaaatcacatgatcttggtgcctATCATGctgagatgctgtgccaagatgctgtgccaagggtgcttagaagaaattcatgcttctgcacagcctgcagcacacttcttataTCACATGTAGTtttctattcacacatgcccagaccacatgtacatAGTTCACCTTattatataaacagcaggaaaattgcttggagaccccaagttgatttttcCTTGTCTCACATTCCAGAACAGGCCCCCCagtagccagctaagtagctgggcCCTCAGACATTTATTGCACTCACCAGTAGCTCAGTAGCCACCACACCtctaggcctaaggcccctcaTCACCATAGTTAGTCCAGTAGTTGCTGCCTTACATGCTTCAtccagtagttagcctagttCAGTTAGATtgcagtgtagtagtacagccttaagcacccaATCaccagcaagtacccaaccttacagttggcatacaacaAGATGGCTCCCCAGCTGCAATTACATaatgggaggtggagggggggagggcTCAACTTGGAAGGATATGTTATGCAGGTCCTAAATGGTCCACTTAAGGACTTCATTGCACAGATGGAGAAAGTCAAGGGACACAGGATGCTGGTGGTTGAAGATGGGGCCCTGGCACACCAAGGAAAGCTAGCCAAACAGGCTTGGGAAGAACTTGGTATTAAACAGATTGCACACCCTCCAAGTTCACCAGACCTAaatgtcacaactcagcttggacctatggtacaagggggcttaaagtctgtggccctatcaccaatggactatcagacaaggaagaagggcaacaaaggcccaaaaGGTATGGTTAGGGTAGCAGGCTAtgaaggcctgggttatgattTATAAGTGAtgtgcactaatggccaactaagggccTGGGTAAAGGGGATAGGTGAgagtgaggatgaattgacaaagaggtcaagtcttgctgttctagtagcaacttgacctggtttaaatacatgaagcaagccacatcaaaaacaacagtaacaaatagtgagtcatttacaatttcacatcatatatcaagcatgtcacatgatcttgatgagtcataagtatataccaaaaaaggaaaccgttccagaaaaaagatagaaaatagtaaaaaatgatgtcatgccaatgaaggtcatgacactgcCAAGATCAGGTAATGTGTGGTCCTGGCTGTAGATTTGCACATGTAAGAAAATGGCAACTTGGGttctgtcctggacatggtcatatgaccagtacaagtggttgcatgctggccccagccaaaatttggggggtagcaggtgtaatcatgggttgtcagcagaggaataatagagctctatggcttagtggtcaagctggttcaattccagctagttctattttcctctgtttatgacaggtTCCTGACCCTACTTTGGAGGGTTGTACCTAGAAGATACAGAGCCTTTAAGGCAGCAGCAATATGTAGTTGTTGCCTGCAACAAATTAAAGGGGCATCTTCATTGTCTAGTATAAGTGAGTACATGGAATTGAGGTAATTGTTGTataccaactgtaaggttgagTACACACCAGTGGCAGGTGCTTATGGCCATACTGATACAGTAGAATGCTGACTACTCTAAGGCTGACTACTGGGGATACTGCTTCAGGTGGGGGTAATGTATCTACTGGCAACAAtggggggccttaggcctggaggtgtgtgGATCTGGGTGACTACTGTGTGAGTGCAATACTTCTGAAggtccagctacttagctggctactGGAACCTCTCCAgatgagagacaaggtaaaattgacttggggctcccaagcaattttcctgctgtatatataagaaCAGAACAATTTACAAgttggtctgtgcttgtgagaatATAAGAGTctgtgtgaaaagagaagcatgctgcaggctgcacagaagcttGGATTTGCAGTaggtgcccttggcacaacATCTcagtgcagcatcttggcattgtcatgccctagaggcgtgaccaccttaaaatccactaagtcaaagaaatagtgaatatatgcgctatttttatgaagatttatggatatatgcagatttatgctatttaggcgctgagcgcttattatgtaatctcatcacatgacctttagtcatgtgatcttgttttcttatctctggttgttgtaaattgggggaaaagaggttgagactctggtgctgagcagagtctgtgttggaagatttcccaatttccaagctaagtaaagaagtagcttctttagggttctctgggtctagctatcttgaatacaatcaactacagatatatcttttctcagtgtaaagtgtcttagtaagtatttctctaagagcaagagtactggctcaggttccctttggcagagatagttatgtaagtttcactcctagttgcaggaactaactggttacttagtatatatccttctttaaggatgattgccttctgttcacttaacctaagaactctgtatcaggtctacaacctttccacactatgggtacttgggagatccacttatacaagtttaagttatttgaaatcttgaggcacaatatatcacacaattgaggggggcaagcccaaacccaagagtgacagtcaacagtaacagtgaggtggagtaaagtaaggtggtgccctccaagggtatgcaagagtccccttttataccctagagtggcaaggttactgagtcattcacctagtcagagtatgaatatgacttgcttaggactgtgcttcctaagactttgattggtgggtgggaaggcacagatatgactaggatggaatgt
It contains:
- a CDS encoding Retrotransposable element Tf2 protein produces the protein MTETFLIHNTRLNDAILGIKWLNTHNPKINWSQHTLAFPHLPPEQITIAQEEEADPNLLEGVPVRYHQYAKVFGEEEFNKLPPCQHYNIGIILTKEGLLNSPLYNMMGAKSATLKDWLRSCFSRLTLKLCQTGLSVLISLQVLAYD